A stretch of the Plasmodium berghei ANKA genome assembly, chromosome: 10 genome encodes the following:
- a CDS encoding zinc finger protein, putative, protein MMEQDDQFEEYENINKPYGIKNIYNVKKEDVIVQDDMNINTNSRINFDNNEQVNIYIENSDLNKKTYNCYTCNIQIYNYSFFRYHFKSEWHKYNLKRKLLNLSVINELAFNEKVNSLKKVDDENTKEKNKKDKNASNNVHKKKENNKNKNNNNGNKQKKDKFANNVNNNNTSGVKKVIYATTEDYLLKANVKYDNPLICFFDNRIFNTIEENIKHMNENYTFYIPDIKFVTNLKKIILTIGKKIYEENICIYCLKYFKSVKALQSHMICKSHTKLHANFFVFIEKYYDFSKTYVDLLNKYIANKEDKELVLCMLHRNKNYLKKTINCEKKETQLTMKEGENENSENKLHDNQNNISHENYNTGDLSSNNKETNIENGVSRNNSDEPIPTYNDISDNYNSDNNDDYKVKEEELSKSIDHSMIYEVLEQFGYIKPELNEYNNLILPDGSEAINRKLAYIFKQKLPLENKESGKCDQIDVLKKKKENNQQYRKYKYYLDVMKKYNLDLNMKTNNLNKYYKSDSIFFL, encoded by the coding sequence ATGATGGAGCAAGACGATCAATTCGAggaatatgaaaatattaataaaccATATGgcataaaaaacatatacaatgtaaaaaaagaagacgTCATTGTTCAAGATGATATGAACATAAATACCAATTCGAGaataaattttgataaCAATGAAcaagtaaatatatatattgaaaatagcgacttaaataaaaaaacatataattgCTATACATgtaatatacaaatatataattattctttttttcgaTATCATTTTAAATCGGAATggcataaatataatttaaaaagaaaGTTATTAAATTTGAGTGTAATAAATGAACTAGCTTTTAATGAAAAGGTTAAcagtttaaaaaaagtagatgatgaaaatacgaaggaaaaaaacaaaaaagataaaaacgCCTCTAACAatgttcataaaaaaaaagaaaataataaaaataaaaacaataacaACGGTAAtaagcaaaaaaaagataaatttGCTAACAATGTGAATAATAACAACACAAGTGGTGTGAAAAAGGTGATATATGCAACAACTGAagattatttattaaaagctaatgtaaaatatgataacccattaatttgtttttttgataatcgaatttttaatactattgaagaaaatattaagcatatgaatgaaaattatactttttatattcctgatataaaatttgtgacaaatttgaaaaaaattattttaacaatagggaaaaaaatatatgaagaaaatatatgtatttactgtcttaaatattttaaatctGTTAAAGCATTACAGTCTCATATGATATGTAAAAGTCATACTAAACTTCAtgcaaatttttttgtttttattgaaaaatattacgATTTTTCAAAAACGTATGttgatttattaaataaatatattgcaAATAAGGAAGATAAAGAATTAGTTCTATGCATGTTGCATAGgaacaaaaattatttaaaaaaaactatcAATTGTGAAAAGAAAGAAACGCAATTAACTATGAAAGAAggtgaaaatgaaaatagtgAAAACAAATTACATGACAaccaaaataatatatcccatgaaaattataatacgGGTGATTTATCATCCAATAATAAAGAGactaatattgaaaatggGGTTAGTAGAAATAATTCTGATGAACCTATTCCAACATATAACGACATATCTGATAATTATAACagtgataataatgatgattATAAAGTTAAAGAAGAAGAGTTAAGTAAAAGCATAGATCATAGCATGATATATGAAGTGCTAGAACAATTTGGATATATAAAACCAGAGTTAAATGAAtacaataatttaatattaccAGATGGGTCAGAAGCTATTAATAGAAAACTTgcatacatatttaaacaaaaacTCCCACtggaaaataaagaatcaGGAAAATGTGATCAAATAgatgtattaaaaaaaaagaaagagaATAATCAGCAATATCgtaaatacaaatattatcTAGATgtgatgaaaaaatataatttagatttaaatatgaaaacaaataatttaaataaatattataaaagtgattctattttttttctgtaa
- a CDS encoding actin-like protein, putative, which produces MQNQEDRKNVPVIIMDPGTWKIKIGFATDDLPTFEMPCIYIEKEMTNSKIVKFGYDAIEDYTLIKYGHNKYKEAEKCESTKDEQLVNVSTVFADPRHPLSKNQYPHLLEVYNHLIMKLNINTCDYNLLVIIPEMVEKLYATNLLNWAFKIHDFCSISFIYNSLAASYYYGLKTALIVDLGESASRIVPVAENNGTFLEFAKISEINGYLISNYISNFVKINDNYIDYILIQDYKESNSYVSLDIDNNIKILTECNGIIKPYKIPYNNNIYIDPKGEILSHEIYFKPEFLAHLPGNFYKQNIISLSQLIFEAVSSCPIDLRKVLLNNIILVGGVSNCINMPDRLHKELNKILRIKNFSENTIISIKHIRMADIASYLGGKKYAKIIYSNKKKWITKNEYSANPTNETLHKLFIWANIL; this is translated from the exons atgcaaAATCAAGAGGACAGGAAAAATGTTCCCGTAATTATTATGGACCCAGGAACATG gaaaataaagattGGCTTCGCTACGGATGATTTGCCAACTTTTGAGATGCCTTGCATATACATAGA AAAAGAAATGACGAATTCAAAAATAGTAAAg TTTGGTTATGATGCCATAGAGGATTAtacattaataaaatatggaCATAACAAATACAAAGAAGCTGAAAAGTGTGAATCTACTAAAG ATGAACAATTAGTGAATGTCAGTACTGTATTTGCGGATCCTCGACACCCCTTGAGCAAGAACCAATACCCTCATCTACTGGAAGTGTATAACCATCTTATAATG aaattaaatattaacacCTGTGATTACAATTTATTGGTGATAATTCCCGAGATGGtcgaaaaattatatgcgACAAACTTGCTAAATTGGGCTTTTAAAATTCATGATTTTTGTTCGATATCTTTTATCTATAACTCACTTGCGGCATCTTACTATTATGGATTAAAAACAG CTCTCATCGTTGACTTGGGTGAAAGTGCTAGTAGAATCGTTCCTGTGGCTGAAAATAATGGAACATTCTTGGAGTTTGCAAAAATAAGCGAGATAAATGGTTATTTAATAAGCAACTATATTTCAAACtttgtgaaaataaatgacAACTATattgattatatattaatacaGGATTATAAAGAATCAAATAGTTATGTAAGTCTAGAtatagataataatataaaaattttgacTGAATGTAATGGTATAATAAAACCATATAAAATACcatacaataataatatatatatagatcCAAAAGGAGAAATATTAAGtcatgaaatatattttaagcCTGAATTTTTAGCCCATTTGCCAggaaatttttataaacaaaatattatttctttgaGTCAATTAATATTTGAAGCTGTTTCTTCATGTCCAATTGATTTAAGAAAAGTATTACTCAATAATATCATATTAGTTGGCGGCGTTTCTAATTGCATAAATATGCCTGATAGATTGCATAAAGagttaaataaaatattacgaattaaaaatttcaGTGAAAATACTATAATATCCATAAAGCACATTCGCATGGCTGATATTGCATCTTATTTAGGAGGGAAGaaatatgcaaaaataatttattctaataaaaaaaaatggataacGAAAAACGAATATTCTGCCAATCCAACGAATGAGACACTACataaactttttatttggGCAAACATCCTATAA
- a CDS encoding erythrocyte vesicle protein 1, putative, with the protein MNCCFVILINLILVFALNFDTYVLCIWTNETIQHRKLNRVNRILSNVKPDTSNDKKKETKSSNDSPKNYKGKKSHKKKGSSNDHIEMENSELKPSIECENKYTDDLLNESNGSGDFLHSVKDVAVKKNQCHSYIFNCFAKSRNDNDDDDEDSYKQKYTSENNLDIKSGDDPDEGHSKFWRIKKGSKRGSDTNPFKLDMNYLTRKKSSLPNYEFNLAMVTKFIDSNQKIIDLENENDTVIKDNMNRNSNTVRSRDLLLSTSFKNIDNFVYGKIITHLLGYAYIFYGHKININKLEKELIKDYYYNYIVLKESINNIPDEFKYSQNSSKTDAIYNLLDYLGIEKYYYGFNRNLHTFLFLAREFLQKEYALKKVYEVLPVDFELDRKELIEQIHDSTSGEKDIYEFSYKIFDPICSFLHAYNCFNLNYISNKLINNLRIKKSNAVITKELSKLTEYVQTTHFDIIEYLKDLTYYITNLFEYGHKENLYNELVIFYYSLFFDYYLDTLGKLLYITQIHLKYPFNEQIKNDLSTINARIKTHRDFVENEMIRFYHKYNISENLLECVTGIFSNNEYRVLILEQYLDSKNSNYLSLILLLFKYLKVFIFSMSTYSNLQITHSLLSDLEKKNVKYDEALDILTHHASFNIFDSAFFNKKKVI; encoded by the exons ATGAATTGTTGTTttgtaatattaattaatttaattttggTATTTGCTTTAAATTTTGATACGTACGTTTTATGTATATGGACAAATGAAACTATACAACACCG AAAATTAAATAGGGTCAATAGAATATTGAGCAATGTTAAACCGGATACTTCaaatgacaaaaaaaaagaaaccAAATCCTCAAACGATTCACCCAAAAATTATAAGGGGAAAAAAAgccataaaaaaaagggaaGTAGCAATGACCACATTGAAATGGAAAATAGCGAATTAAAACCTTCTATAGAATgcgaaaataaatatacagacgatttattaaatgaatcAAATGGATCTGGCGATTTTTTACATAGTGTTAAAGATGTCGCAGTAAAAAAGAATCAGTGTCactcatatatttttaattgttttgCAAAGTCCAGAAATGATAATGATGATGACGATGAAGATAGTTACAAGCAAAAATATACCagtgaaaataatttagatATAAAATCTGGCGATGACCCTGATGAAGGACACTCCAAATTTTggagaattaaaaaaggaagCAAACGTGGCAGCGATACAAATCCTTTTAAATTAGACATGAATTATTTAActagaaaaaaaagttcTCTGCCTAATTATGAATTCAACCTTGCGATGGTTACCAAATTTATAGATTCcaatcaaaaaattatagatcttgaaaatgaaaatgatacaGTAATTAAAGATAATATGAATAGAAATAGTAATACTGTAAGATCAAGAGACTTGTTATTAAGTACgtcatttaaaaatatagataattttgtttatggTAAAATTATAACTCATTTATTAggatatgcatatattttttatgggcataaaataaatattaataaattggaaaaagagttaataaaagattattattataattatatagtACTTAAAGAatcaataaataatattccagatgaatttaaatataGCCAAAACAGTAGTAAAACTGATGCAATTTACAACCTATTGGATTATTTAGGAATAGAAAAATACTATTATGGGTTTAATAGAAATTtacatacatttttatttttagcacgtgaatttttacaaaaagaGTATGCATTGAAAAAAGTATATGAAGTATTACCAGTAGATTTTGAATTAGATAGAAAAGAATTGATAGAACAAATTCATGACTCTACTTCTGGTGAGAAGGATATATACGAGTTttcttataaaatatttgatcCAATATGCAGTTTTTtacatgcatataattgttttaatttaaattatatatcaaacaaattaataaataatttgcgtataaaaaaatcaaatgcAGTCATAACAAAAGAATTGAGTAAGTTAACCGAATATGTACAAACTACACATTTTGACATTatagaatatttaaaagacctaacatattatattactaatttatttgaatatgggcataaagaaaatttatataatgaattagttatattttattattctttattttttgattattaCCTAGATACTTTAggtaaattattatatataacacaAATACATTTGAAATATCCATTTAATgagcaaataaaaaacgaCTTATCAACTATAAATGCTCGAATTAAAACCCATCGAGATTTTGTGGAAAATGAAATGATTCGTTTTTATCACAAATACAACATATCTGAGAATTTATTAGAGTGCGTTACTggtattttttcaaataatgaatatagaGTTTTAATTTTAGAACAATATCTAGattcaaaaaattcaaattatttatcaCTCATATTGCtactttttaaatatttaaaagtttttatattttcaatgtCTACTTATTCAAACTTGCAAATTACACATTCTCTTTTATCAGAtcttgaaaaaaaaaatgttaagtATGACGAGGCTTTGGATATACTTACTCATCATGCCTCTTTCAACATATTTGATAgtgcattttttaataaaaaaaaagtaatttaa
- a CDS encoding protein phosphatase PPM1 → MNKVYGNNFERDYSIYVYGKIFDLIEDLNSYNLKCYINNEKNIDLWKEFKYKKKSKWRFISTLDYYGNFKNIKCEFDVIPIIFNNEYEILYLGVSVFFKDNFWEEYKNGNYNYIELFISHINVGYIHNFSNSQYENGCNVIHWDNRKRNILKCLINLDYLRRLYKEEKLKNYTDRITNTTNDNNHKDIINSYNYYIENINTEKYHNKYNKNTNDNIYKPGCGNNYNVLYNKNNNGIIFNNASKKIYAHNEDVIINRFTDSANPIHSHENDVSICKNDTSYESSDSFIIKTNNECNYIGDTRYRISYSGECNYIEKCANVNGLATSHIDNSQGKQNNSQNEHINQYKCPCNHMHYQRFYDNSSINCQNSSRNLGIPRDSTSAFQGIHRKIKSAEDSLSVFIGKTEQITYNNAKMLAFKENASYLYDKELINYEYSYINNERNKIIPIDKTGNNYDGSLIIEGEKPYTSLPNNNSSSWSSSYDSGGNNKVQMSFLEKNEVLLKAHQYLIKTSEKSSNVKSDNLTDCSGNEPVHYNKNDHIQCGITTTLTDTNVRINQKSEFKRNVYICNENISEKSNNSPFDNYINENKQNKENEKWKNFKSGFFSSKGNRTYNEDRVVTISSIYDFIHNECKNLFDNSKQHDADTNANEEIYCDDYLNSEYFDHLFKSKNIENNNMLNNQYMYCAIYDGHNGENAVNIIQKLLHIHVYSYYINGISICNALKYGFQRMDEHLCKKSANSKENNHSDFSSGSTACVSVILNNMVYIANIGDSRCVLSKNGRAVVITVDHKASINKKEEQRIINSGGILDQEGYLGGCLGVCRGFGSFDKKTNEKLKGLICEPDIFQIKLTDDDEFLIICCDGIFDVMTSQEAVNTVRTSLVENNDPNVAAEALCQLAYKRKSLDNLSVVIIIFQNPEHKKKENISANVYTGQTGRFRRRIKFSALENLISP, encoded by the exons ATGAATAAGGTATACGGCAATAATTTCGAAAGGGATTACTCGATTTATGTATACGGCAAGATATTTGATTTGATAGAGGACCTAAATAGCTACAATTTAAAATGTTACATTAACaatgagaaaaatatagatttaTGGAAAGAATTTAAATACAAGAAGAAAAGCAAATGGCGTTTTATTTCCACTTTAGATTATTATGggaattttaaaaatataaaatgtgaaTTTGATGTAATACCAATAATATTCAACAATGAATACGAGATATTATACCTAGGAGTTTCGGTGTTTTTTAAAGACAATTTTTGggaagaatataaaaatggcaattataattatatagagCTATTCATCTCGCACATTAATGTAGGATACATACACAATTTCTCGAATAGTCAATATGAAAATGGCTGTAATGTTATACATTGGGATAATAGAAAGCGCAATATATTGAAATGCCTAATAAATTTAGATTATTTAAGAAGATTATATAAAGaggaaaaattaaagaattaCACCGATCGAATTACTAATACCacaaatgataataatcacaaagatattataaattcgtataattattacatagaaaatataaatacgGAAAAATATcacaataaatataataaaaacaccaacgataatatatataaaccaGGTTGTGGCAATAATTAcaatgttttatataataagaataataatggtattatatttaacaaTGCAAGCAAAAAGATATATGCGCATAATGAGgatgtaataataaatagatTTACTGATTCTGCTAATCCTATTCATAGTCATGAAAATGATGTATCTATATGCAAAAATGATACAAGTTATGAAAGCTCTGatagttttattattaaaacaaataatgaatGCAATTATATTGGCGATACTCGATATAGAATAAGTTACTCAGGTGAATGTAATTACATTGAAAAATGTGCTAATGTTAATGGTCTCGCTACTTCCCATATTGACAATAGTCAAGGGAAACAAAATAACTCCCAAAATGAGCACATTAATCAATATAAGTGCCCATGCAATCATATGCATTACCAAAGATTTTATGATAATTCTTCAATTAATTGTCAAAATAGTAGTAGAAATTTAGGAATTCCTCGGGATTCTACTTCTGCTTTTCAGGGCATTcatagaaaaataaaaagtgcAGAAGATTCATTATCGGTATTTATAGGCAAAACTGAACAAATCACTTATAACAACGCCAAAATGCTTGcatttaaagaaaatgcaAGTTATCTATATGATAAAGAGTTGAttaattatgaatattcatatataaataatgaaagaaacaaaataattccTATCGATAAAACAGGGAACAATTATGATGGTTCATTAATTATAGAAGGGGAAAAACCGTATACTAGTTTacctaataataatagcaGCAGTTGGAGTAGCAGTTATGATAGTGGTGGTAATAATAAGGTTCAGATGAGTTTCctcgaaaaaaatgaagttCTACTAAAAGCTCAtcaatatttaattaaaaccTCTGAAAAAAGCAGTAATGTAAAATCCGATAATTTAACTGATTGTTCAGGGAATGAACCAGTgcattataataaaaatgatcaCATACAATGTGGTATTACCACTACTTTGACTGATACAAATGTACGTATAAACCAAAAATCagaatttaaaagaaatgtttatatatgtaatgaaaatataagcgaaaaatcaaataattcACCTTTcgataattatataaacgaaaataaacaaaacaaaGAAAACGAAAAATGGAAGAATTTCAAATCAGGATTTTTTAGCTCCAAAGGTAATAGAACCTATAATGAAGATAGGGTGGTAACAATTTCGAGCATATACGATTTTATACACAATGAATGTAAAAATTTGTTCGATAATTCTAAACAGCATGATGCTGATACCAATGCtaatgaagaaatataCTGTGATGACTATCTTAATAGTGAATATTTTGATCATCtttttaaatcaaaaaatatcgAAAACAACAATATGCTTAATAACCAATATATGTATTGCGCAATATATGATGGGCACAATGGTGAGAATGctgtaaatataattcaaaaattattacatatacatgtatattCCTATTATATAAACGGTATCAGTATATGTAATGCACTTAAATATGGTTTTCAAAGAATGGATGAACATTTGTGTAAAAAGTCAGCAAACAGCaaagaaaataatcatTCGGATTTTTCGAGTGGTAGCACTGCTTGTGTTAGTGTTATATTAAACAATATGGTTTATATAGCAAATATAGGGGATAGTCGCTGTGTCTTAAGTAAAAATGGTCGTGCTGTTGTAATAACAGTAGATCATAAGGcaagtataaataaaaaggaagAACAACGAATTATAAATTCAGGTGGAATATTAGACCAAGAAGGATATTTGGGTGGATGCTTAGGAGTATGCCGAGGTTTTGGAtcttttgataaaaaaactaaTGAAAAGTTAAAAGGATTAATTTGTGAACCAgatatatttcaaataaaattaacgGATGATGAcgaatttttaataatttgcTGTGATGGGATATTCGATGTAATGACTTCACAAGAAGCTGTTAATACGGTTAGGACGTCATTAGTAGAAAATAACGATCCTAATGTTGCAGCTGAAGCATTATGCCAATTGgcatataaaagaaaatccCTCGATAACTTATCAGTTGTCATTATAATATTCCAAAATCCTGAACACAAAAAGAAAGAGAATATCAGTGCGAATGTATACACTGGCCAAACAGGACGATTTAGAAGAag gaTAAAATTTTCTGCCCTGGAAAACTTAATTAGCCCTTAG
- a CDS encoding exosome complex component RRP4, putative → MDLIVITPYDEELDDIEELNSKILALEMIKHNKSNVNKNADNSCPNIKKLVLPGEAVLEKKDKPRFLKGSGLYEEEENFCACLLGSVNYINKLVYVEPLRGKYTGSVGDLLVGKIKDINNDKWVVEIGSYCRALLSITQTNISLFSQRIRLYNDVINMINIYKPNDVIACEVQRILTDGCIILHTRSSIYGKLSNGILITVPQTLVQNQKKHIFVFPCNVQIILGMNGFIWISSPIKKSKDTNPNSIDEDIEGNKFEEVDDTTRKNISIISNIIKLLAKYHININYDIITKIYMQYTSNKSNTPSYILKPYVSDSYLFSYLENFTK, encoded by the coding sequence ATGGATTTAATTGTCATCACGCCATATGATGAAGAACTGGATGATATCGAAGAAttaaatagtaaaatattGGCTCTTGAAATgataaaacataataagTCAAATGTAAACAAAAATGCAGATAATTCATGCcctaatataaaaaagttaGTGTTACCAGGTGAAGCAGTATTAGAGAAAAAAGATAAACCCCGATTCTTAAAGGGGAGTGGCTTGTatgaagaagaagaaaattttTGTGCATGCCTATTGGGAAGTGTaaactatataaataagttAGTATATGTAGAACCATTGCGGGGGAAATATACAGGTTCAGTAGGTGATTTATTAgttggaaaaataaaagatataaataatgataaatgGGTTGTAGAAATAGGATCATATTGTAGGGCCTTATTATCAATAACACAAACTAATATAAGCTTATTTAGTCAAAGAATACGGTTATATAATGatgttataaatatgattaatatatataagccCAATGATGTCATTGCATGTGAAGTTCAAAGAATATTAACAGATGGTTGTATTATTTTGCATACTAGATCGTCTATATATGGTAAATTATCTAACGGAATTTTAATTACAGTTCCACAAACATTAGTGCAAAATCAGAAGAAACACATCTTCGTATTCCCATGTAATgtacaaataattttaggAATGAATGGATTCATTTGGATTTCTTCTCCAATTAAAAAATCGAAAGACACAAATCCAAACAGTATAGATGAAGATATTGAAGGGAATAAATTTGAAGAGGTAGATGATACTActcgaaaaaatattagtatcattagtaatattattaaattactAGCTAAATatcatattaatattaattatgatattattactaaaatatatatgcaatataCTTCGAATAAAAGCAATACACCCAGTTACATTTTAAAGCCATATGTATCTGATTCTTATCTATTTAGTTATCTAGAAAATTTTACTAAGTAA
- a CDS encoding ribosome biogenesis GTPase A, putative, with protein sequence MFFPYLMVICLIHKILCIQLKIVNENIKLEDINASKPKQIRRFRIYDAYLKKNIPEKKLYFLKKFNKLYKNDFKRKKLRRKERKENKTETEKSNWSNVGKYEKEVANTEFFHTFDEYFNKRSKEDYEKLEAGKLKILTENANTYKDEIRKIMEKSYKSEYEKLKKEDEEDSKISQDVHENLKVTFVMNKNIDNFLFTQYSYMINKLKEKSEILKSLKNVFNNDNNNNGSNTSDNIGKNNNDKICLDEKTEKYSNEEKNAKLRAINKPEDAENALEFYKKGSNKENKLIEEVNFFKPKKGYAEEKRVSTFSDQMFANVKIENKNLLIKGEEYDTNDGGLKLEKGEEVISNYNNEDEGTELFLKNNVSVLELFKENVKASLKYKKENIIKNNLNENLLCGRVKVHWFPKFMKRIIMKIPDYIKISDIIIEVRNGIIPFVFDDLYALNMFDIYTNKPKIIVYTNCDRASLKGTEEWGNYYRRKLYWSDKKFNRNIKSDMNASINSTDNNPMKKSAVIFVDAKNGKKEIIVLKKLINRLCERVIESKRKKGIHNYKVKCIFLGLPNVGKSALINKILEIKKTKSYDLPGLTKNIQMYSTKKYELIDTPGIIAHNLYKLRERVYDKNNRILDEVYNKNNKDYSIDNIVNIKNYNSYMHIENNIYLLALCNHISPKMYDIYNIAEVLIQNIYNTYLYDNEYVDLKKIINRYQINFVDCINSQGQFSAYHFIQKLARDRFNNDLNQASMRIVSDFRKNYLGKMTLNYPIYFNKKTITLKRDNQFVNSASDRYVGW encoded by the coding sequence ATGTTTTTCCCATATTTGATGGTTATATGCTTGatacataaaattttatgcatacagttaaaaattgtaaacgaaaatataaaattagaGGATATTAACGCAAGCAAACCAAAACAAATAAGAAGGTTCCGAATTTATGatgcatatttaaaaaaaaatataccggaaaaaaaattatattttttaaaaaaatttaataagttatataaaaatgatttcAAGAGGAAAAAACTAAGGAGAAAAGAAAGGAAAGAGAATAAAACCGAAACAGAGAAGAGTAATTGGTCAAATGTGGGAAAATATGAGAAGGAAGTTGCGAATACAGAATTTTTCCATACGTTtgatgaatattttaacaaaCGATCGAAGGAagattatgaaaaattggAAGCAGGTAAATTGAAAATTCTAACCGAAAATgctaatacatataaagatgaaataagaaaaataatggaaaaaagCTACAAGAgtgaatatgaaaaattaaaaaaagaagacgAAGAAGATAGTAAAATAAGCCAAGATGTTCATGAAAATCTCAAAGTTACATTTGttatgaataaaaacataGACAACTTTTTGTTCACCCAATATAGctatatgataaataaattgaaGGAAAAGTCTGAAATTTTGAAAAGTTTGAAAAACgtttttaataatgataataataataatggaaGTAACACAAGTGATAATATAGGGAAGAACAATAATGATAAGATATGTCTTGATGAGAAGActgaaaaatatagtaatgaagaaaaaaatgcaaaattGAGAGCAATTAACAAACCAGAAGATGCTGAAAATGCATTagaattttataaaaaaggaagtaataaagaaaataaattaatagaagaagtaaatttttttaagccCAAAAAAGGTTATGCAGAAGAAAAACGAGTATCAACATTTAGTGATCAAATGTTTGCAAATGtgaaaatagaaaataaaaacttgTTAATAAAAGGTGAAGAATATGATACTAATGATGGTGGATTGAAATTAGAAAAAGGGGAAGAAGTAAtttcaaattataataacgAAGACGAAGGAACAgaattgtttttaaaaaacaatgtATCAGTACtagaattatttaaagaaaatgtaaaagcatctttaaaatataaaaaagaaaatataataaaaaataatttgaatgaaaatttattatgtgGACGAGTTAAAGTACATTGGTTTCCGAAATTTATGAAAagaataattatgaaaatacctgattatataaaaataagtgaTATCATTATTGAAGTCAGAAATGGAATAATTCCATTTGTGTTTGATGATTTATATGCACTAAATATGTTTgacatatatacaaataaaccGAAAATTATTGTTTATACTAATTGTGATAGGGCCTCTTTAAAAGGTACAGAAGAATGGGGAAACTACTACAGAAGAAAGCTTTATTGGAGTGACAAAAAGTTTAAtcgaaatataaaaagcgACATGAATGCTTCTATAAATAGTACTGATAATAACCCTATGAAAAAGAGTGCAGTAATATTTGTTGATGcgaaaaatggaaaaaaagaaattattgttctcaaaaaattaataaatagaCTTTGTGAACGTGTTATCGAAAGTAAGagaaaaaaaggaatacataattataaagtaaaatgcatatttttagGGTTACCAAATGTTGGTAAATCTGCactaataaataaaatattggaaattaaaaaaaccAAATCATATGATTTACCAggtttaacaaaaaatatacaaatgtattcaacaaaaaaatatgaactaATAGACACTCCAGGTATTATAGCTCATAATTTGTACAAACTCAGGGAAAGGgtatatgataaaaataacagaATATTAGATGaagtatataataaaaataataaggaTTATTCAATTGATaatattgttaatattaaaaattataatagttatatgcatatagaaaataatatatatctattaGCTTTATGCAATCATATATCACCCAAAATGTAtgacatatataatattgctGAAGTGctaatacaaaatatttataacacttatttatatgacAATGAATATGtagatttaaaaaaaattataaacagatatcaaattaattttgttgACTGCATAAATTCACAAGGACAATTTTCTGCTTATcattttattcaaaaattaGCAAGAGATAGATTCAATAACGATTTAAATCAAGCTTCCATGAGAATTGTCTCTGATTTTAGGAAAAACTATCTGGGAAAAATGACTTTAAATTACCCCATctattttaacaaaaaaactATCACCCTCAAACGTGACAATCAATTTGTTAATTCTGCAAGCGATCGATATGTGGGTTGGTAA